From a region of the Schistocerca piceifrons isolate TAMUIC-IGC-003096 unplaced genomic scaffold, iqSchPice1.1 HiC_scaffold_2394, whole genome shotgun sequence genome:
- the LOC124742971 gene encoding uncharacterized protein LOC124742971: MGKTHIWEKRIYGKNAYMGKTHIWEKRIYGKNAYMGKTHIWEKRIYGKNAYMGKTHIWEKRIYGKNAYMGKTYIWEKRKFGKNANLGKRQMWEKGKCGKKANVGKRQMWEKGKYGKNENMGKTKIWEKRKYGKNENMGKTKIWEKRKYGKNENKGKTKIWEKRKHGKNENKGKTKIWEKRKYGKNENMGKTKIWEKREYWENDNMGKTHIWEKGKYGKMVNV; encoded by the coding sequence atgggaaaaacgcatatatgggaaaaacgcatatatgggaaaaacgcatatatgggaaaaacgcatatatgggaaaaacgcatatatgggaaaaacgcatatatgggaaaaacgcatatatgggaaaaacgcatatatgggaaaaacgcatatatgggaaaaacgcatatatgggaaaaacgcatatatgggaaaaacgcatatatgggaaaaacgtatatatgggaaaaacgcaaatttgggaaaaacgcaaatttgggaaaaaggcaaatgtgggaaaaaggcaaatgtgggaaaaaggcaaatgtgggaaaaaggcaaatgtgggaaaaaggcaaatatgggaaaaacgaaaatatgggaaaaacgaaaatatgggaaaaacgaaaatatgggaaaaacgaaaatatgggaaaaacgaaaatatgggaaaaacgaaaatatgggaaaaacgaaaataagggaaaaacgaaaatatgggaaaaacgaaaacatgggaaaaacgaaaataagggaaaaacgaaaatatgggaaaaacgaaaatatgggaaaaacgaaaatatgggaaaaacgaaaatatgggaaaaacgagaatATTGGGAAAACgacaatatggggaaaacgcatatatgggaaaaaggtaaatatgggaaaatggtaAATGtgtga
- the LOC124742972 gene encoding LWamide neuropeptides-like, with protein MGKWENRTNRKIGKSHKCENGKIAQIGKSQKWENRKSGKIAKVGKSQKWENRKSGKIAKVGKSQMWENRKCGKNRKSRKIPNVGKSQMWENRIYGKNAYKGKTQIWEKRIYGKNAYMGKTQIWEKRIYGKNAYMGKTQMWEKRKCGKNANVGKTQMWEKRKCGKNANVGKKQMWEKRKCGKNANVGKTQMWEKRKCGKNANGGKTQMWEKRKWGKNANGGKTQMGEKRKWGKTQMGKNANGGKTQMGEKRKWGKNANGGKTQMGEKRKWWKNANGGKTQMGEKRKWGKNANGGRTQMWEKRKYGKNANVGKTQIWEKRKYRKNANMEEMQIR; from the coding sequence atgggaaaatgggaaaatcgcacaaATAGGAAAATTGGAAAATCGCACAAATGCgaaaatgggaaaatcgcacaaattggaaaatcgcaaaagtgggaaaatcgcaaaagtgggaaaatcgcaaaagtgggaaaatcgcaaaagtgggaaaatcgcaaaagtgggaaaatcgcaaaagtgggaaaatcgcaaatgtgggaaaatcgcaaatgtgggaaaaatcgCAAAAGTAGGAAAATCCcaaatgtgggaaaatcgcaaatgtgggaaaatcgcatatatgggaaaaacgcatataagggaaaaacgcaaatatgggaaaaacgcatatatgggaaaaacgcatatatgggaaaaacgcaaatatgggaaaaacgcatatatgggaaaaacgcatatatgggaaaaacgcaaatgtgggaaaaacgcaaatgtgggaaaaacgcaaatgtgggaaaaacgcaaatgtgggaaaaacgcaaatgtgggaaaaacgcaaatgtgggaaaaaagcaaatgtgggaaaaacgcaaatgtgggaaaaacgcaaatgtgggaaaaacgcaaatgtgggaaaaacgcaaatgtgggaaaaacgcaaatgggggaaaaacgcaaatgtgggaaaaacgcaaatgggggaaaaacgcaaatgggggaaaaacgcaaatgggggaaaaacgcaaatggggaaaaacgcaaatggggaaaaacgcaaatgggggaaaaacgcaaatgggggaaaaacgcaaatgggggaaaaacgcaaatgggggaaaaacgcaaatgggggaaaaacgcaaatggtggaaaaacgcaaatgggggaaaaacgcaaatgggggaaaaacgcaaatgggggaaaaacgcaaatgggggaagaacgcaaatgtgggaaaaacgcaaatatgggaaaaacgcaaatgtgggaaaaacgcaaatatgggaaaaacgcaaatatcggaaaaacgcaaacatggaagaaatgcaaatacgttaa